The segment ATCAAACTCTATCAGATGGATGTCAAGAGTGCTTTCCTAAACGGTGTATTACAAGAAGAAGTCTACGTAACACAACCAAAAGGGTTTGAGGATCCGCATTTTCCGGATCACGTCTACAGACTCAAGAAAGCCCTCTATGGGTTGAAACAAGCTCCACGAGCTTGGTATGACCGTCTGACGGAGTTCCTGGTACAAGCTGGTTTTCAAAGAGGTGGTGTGGACAAGACCCTGTTCATCGGAGAAAATGGAGATGACATGCTGATCATTCAAGTTTACGTGGATGATATCATTTTCGGAGGAACGTCTAAGCAAATGGTTGATGACTTCGTGAAGACTATGACAAAAGAATTTGAAATGAGTATGGTTGGAGAACTGAGCTATTTCCTTGGACTTCCGATCAAGCAACTAACCGATGGAATCACAGTGTCACAGAGTACCTATGCCAAAAATCTCATCAAGCGATTTGGAATGCAGACAAGTAAGATTGCAAAAACCCCTATGAGCACAACAACCAAACTTTCCAGAGATAGCGATGGGAAACCAGTTGATGAGAAACTCTACCGAGCCATGATTGGGAGTCTCCTTTACCTCACGGCAAGTCGTCCTGATTTATGCCTCAGTGTGGGGATTTGTGCTCGCTATCAAGCTAAACCAAAAGAATCTCACATGAATGCAGTAAAGCGTATTATCAAATACGTAAAAGGCACTCTTGACTTTTGTCTTCATTATACATTTGAGACTAATGTGAATCTTGCAGGTttttgtgatgctgattgggcaggttGCTTAGATGACAGACACATCACATCAGGTGGTTGCTTTTTCTTGGGAAACAACATGGTCTCATGGCATAGCAAGAAACAAAACTGTGTTTCTCTATCCACAGCAGAAGCTGAATACATTGCACTAGGTAGCTGTTGCACTCAACTCATGTGGATGCGACAAATGCTTATTGACTACGGTATCATCTCTTCTCCCATGCTTATTCATTGTGATAACATGAGTGCTATCAATCTCTCTAAAAATCCAGTTCAGCATTCACGTACTAAACACGTGGATATAAGACATCACTTTGTGAGAGAGTTGGTGGAAATGAGGATTGTGATATTAGAGCATGTCCCAACAGAGAAACAACTTGCTGATCTCTTTACCAAACCACTGGATTACAACACCTTTCTGGGTCTTAGAAAGGCGTTGGGAATCATGGAACTCTGAGTAAGTCCTAAAAAAAGGGGGGAGAGTCACTGTAAGAATGCCGGACTCTATGCTTCGATGCTACCCCCTCACTAACACCTTGAGTCAACAAGTTCTACTGTGTAAGTTCTGTCACCTGACTCTTGTTATCTCGCTTTCCTGGTTCACTGGTGAAGGGCACTCATCTTGAACTGAGATGTTACCCCATTTCACGTTTGATGCATTGATCACTGCCCGGATTGAATGAGGAAACACATAAGAGGATGAGTGCTGTGTAAGTAAagatagttaaaaaaaaaaaaaaaaaaaaggagaatgTGTGTCACGCAAAAAGGGTCAAAGGTAAGACTCATGTGTAACTTTCTGAAAGAGGTATGTGActcataacaaaacaaaaggaaaGGAAGGCCTGGAATGATAGATACTCGTTTTGGAGCAGGGTGTTATCCCACTTTGTCTCTGGTTTCGATCACTGTCTTGACTGGGCAGGTTTGGTACCAATTTCTTGGGATACATGTTTCGGAGCAGGGTGTTATCCCACTTTGTCTCTGGAGTTCATCTCTGTCCTAGAATTAGAGTTGTGTATTAACTGCCTGTTGATAAAACGAGAATGTCTGTGAGTTGGAGAGACAGACACACAAGAAGCCTAACGTGTGTTTCCAGACCATACAGCTAAGTGGGAAAACAGAGTTGGGTTGACTGAATGGACACAGCAGAATCTCGTTTGTGACAGCTACTCGGCTGAGAAATAGCTACAGACTTGGGTTGATTCATTGCTTTCAATAAAAACAATGCTTTGGTAGCTAGATGTGTGGCGAAAATCGTTTTTCAGTGACTATACCCCTGAGATGCAGGCATCATATCCATTGATGTATATCGGCCTGACAATTATCACAAATTCTCATGACTCCCGAACTCTCTTACGAATGTAAGTGAAGTCTATGCTCCTGGTTACATGCATGAGTTACACATAAGTTCTATTGCATCACACTCAgcgtattaatttttttttttgagctgAGATATTTGATTGGGGACTAATGTTTTAAATTGAGTGCAATTAGGTCATCGGTTGTGTCggatctttttttaaaaaaaaagggggatTCGCCATATCTCTCTCTCCAAAATCGAAACATGCAACCCACCCGAAGAAGCTATCGATTGTCTGAGAAAGAAACAGCTATTCCGGATCTCTCCTCTTCTGGTCCGTCTGGATCTTCCCGCAAACGTATCCGGAAACAACGCCGAAAGGTGACTCCGCCACCGTCTTCTCCGCCTGCTGCATATACATCTACCGACGACGAGGTTGAAGCTTTTCAACTCAAAGAGCCACGCTATCAAGCAAGCCGTGCGATCTTCCAAGCACGAAATCAAGAAAACCCCGAACTACTTCGTTCCCACATCACTCCGTTCTCGAGTCGTTTTGTCACCAGCAATTCAGTTGAGAGGTATGAAAAATTGGCTTCACGTGAGTTTGTGATTCAACAGAGGATCGATGTGACTGACGAGAACTTGCTCGATGTGAAACGGGTGGTAGTTAGGTCAGGGTTGATCTATACTCTGATTGATAGTGACTTGTTTCATCCAAATGTTGTGAAAGAGTTTATTGCCAATTTGGGTGCGGCTGAGAATAGAGGAGATGGTGTTGCTGTGTTTCTTCGTGGGTCCATGGTTGAATTCTCGCCTAGCTTGATTAATGCTATGTATTTGATCCCTGGCTTTGAAGAAGATCCTGACTACTTGGCAGTAGACATTGATCGAGTGTGCTCGTTCCTGACGGATAATCGTGTGCGACGTTCTGAAGCCATGAGCTCTAAGTATCTGACCCCGACGAATCAAGTCCTCTACAAGCTGGTGTGCTCAAATTGGATTCCCACCACCAACTACACGTCAATGAACCAGGAACGACTCAAGTTTCTCTACATGCTTCATCATCACAGGGGCTTTGACTTTGGTCAGATGGTCTATGATCAAATCATCAGCTTTGCAGCTAACATCAGCACTGACAGGTCTCGGAGAGTCATTTTCCCTACATTGATTCAGCAAGTGATTGACTATCAACGGACAGTGCTGTCatttgaagatgatgaagagtATACCGGGTATCCTAAGCTGGTGGTAAAAGACATCAAGGCAGGCAGAGGCCAAGGGGGTAACTCTAGTGCCGCTGATCTTCTGGCTGATATTGAGCGAACCATAGCTGATCTTAAAAGCATTCGGATTCGCTTGAGGAGTAAGGGAGTAGTACTTGTTGAAATTCTTAAATTTTCTGAGTCTCTAACCTTTTGTTTTTATCTTAATGTGCATCTACTCAGGGGGAGAATATCCACAGTATCCTCGTCGGACTCAACAGAATGAGCAGGAAGATGAAGTGGAACCGGACAGTGAAGAAAGTGAAAGTTTCTAATGAGTGAATCTGTTGTGTTTCATTATATGCACCATGTACTGAACCTTGATGTTGCACTTTGCATCGTACTCTTTTCCTTCTTTGCTTCTGTTTGTGTATGGATTTGAAAAACCTTAATTTCTTAAGGTTGTGGTATG is part of the Brassica rapa cultivar Chiifu-401-42 chromosome A09, CAAS_Brap_v3.01, whole genome shotgun sequence genome and harbors:
- the LOC117127795 gene encoding uncharacterized protein LOC117127795 — encoded protein: MQPTRRSYRLSEKETAIPDLSSSGPSGSSRKRIRKQRRKVTPPPSSPPAAYTSTDDEVEAFQLKEPRYQASRAIFQARNQENPELLRSHITPFSSRFVTSNSVERYEKLASREFVIQQRIDVTDENLLDVKRVVVRSGLIYTLIDSDLFHPNVVKEFIANLGAAENRGDGVAVFLRGSMVEFSPSLINAMYLIPGFEEDPDYLAVDIDRVCSFLTDNRVRRSEAMSSKYLTPTNQVLYKLVCSNWIPTTNYTSMNQERLKFLYMLHHHRGFDFGQMVYDQIISFAANISTDRSRRVIFPTLIQQVIDYQRTVLSFEDDEEYTGYPKLVVKDIKAGRGQGGNSSAADLLADIERTIADLKSIRIRLRSKGVGENIHSILVGLNRMSRKMKWNRTVKKVKVSNE